The proteins below come from a single Serpentinimonas raichei genomic window:
- the fusA gene encoding elongation factor G — MPRNTPIERYRNIGISAHIDAGKTTTTERILFYTGVNHKIGEVHDGAATMDWMEQEQERGITITSAATTCYWKGMDLSYPEHRFNIIDTPGHVDFTIEVERSMRVLDGACMVYCAVGGVQPQSETVWRQATKYRVPRLAFVNKMDRTGANFFKVYDQMRLRLKANPVPVVIPIGAEEGFKGVVDLIKMKAIYWDDASQGMKFDYREIPAELQASAQEWREKMVEAAAEANEELMNKYLEGGDLSEAEIMLGLRTRTIGAEIQPMLCGTAFKNKGVQRMLDAVVDFLPSPVDIPPVGGSDDDEQPTSRRADDSEKLAALAFKLMTDPFVGQLTFVRVYSGVLKKGDTVYNPIKGKKERIGRIVQMHANNRVEVEEIRAGDIAACVGLKEVTTGETLCDPSAIITLERMVFPEPVIAQAVEPKTKADQEKMGIALSRLASEDPSFRVKTDEESGQTIIAGMGELHLEIIVDRMKREFGVEANVGKPQVAYRETIRGTIEDSEGKFVRQSGGKGQYGHVVLKIEPQAPGKGFEFVDAIKGGVVPREFIPAVEKGVIEALNTGVLAGYPVVDVKVTLHFGSYHDVDSSEQAFKMAAIFGFKEGCRKAQPVILEPMMAVEVETPEDYAGNVMGDLSSRRGMVQGMEDMVGGGKAIKAEVPLSEMFGYSTTLRSMSQGRATYTMEFKHYSEAPRNVQEAIISARAK; from the coding sequence ATGCCCCGCAACACGCCCATCGAGCGCTACCGCAACATCGGTATCTCGGCCCACATCGACGCCGGCAAGACCACCACCACCGAGCGCATCCTGTTTTACACCGGGGTCAACCACAAAATCGGTGAAGTGCACGATGGCGCGGCCACCATGGACTGGATGGAGCAAGAGCAAGAGCGCGGCATCACCATCACCTCGGCCGCCACCACCTGCTACTGGAAGGGCATGGACCTGTCCTACCCCGAGCACCGCTTCAACATCATCGACACCCCCGGTCACGTGGACTTCACGATCGAGGTCGAGCGTTCCATGCGCGTGCTTGACGGCGCTTGCATGGTCTATTGCGCCGTGGGTGGGGTGCAGCCGCAGTCTGAAACGGTGTGGCGCCAAGCCACCAAGTACCGGGTGCCGCGCTTGGCCTTCGTCAACAAGATGGACCGCACCGGCGCCAACTTCTTCAAGGTCTATGACCAGATGCGCCTGCGCCTCAAGGCCAACCCGGTTCCGGTGGTGATCCCGATCGGGGCCGAAGAAGGCTTCAAAGGCGTGGTCGATCTCATCAAGATGAAGGCCATCTATTGGGACGATGCCTCGCAGGGCATGAAGTTCGACTACCGCGAGATTCCGGCCGAGCTGCAAGCCAGCGCCCAAGAGTGGCGCGAGAAAATGGTCGAAGCCGCTGCCGAAGCCAACGAAGAGCTGATGAACAAGTACCTCGAAGGAGGCGACTTGAGCGAGGCCGAAATCATGCTGGGCCTGCGCACCCGCACCATTGGGGCCGAGATTCAGCCCATGCTGTGCGGCACCGCCTTCAAAAACAAGGGCGTGCAGCGCATGCTCGACGCCGTGGTGGATTTCCTGCCCTCGCCAGTTGACATTCCGCCCGTGGGCGGCAGCGACGACGATGAGCAGCCCACCAGCCGCCGCGCCGACGACTCCGAGAAGCTGGCCGCGCTGGCCTTCAAGCTCATGACCGACCCCTTCGTCGGCCAACTCACCTTTGTGCGTGTCTATTCCGGCGTGCTCAAAAAAGGCGACACGGTCTATAACCCAATCAAGGGCAAGAAAGAGCGCATCGGGCGCATCGTGCAGATGCACGCCAACAACCGCGTTGAGGTCGAAGAAATCCGCGCCGGCGACATCGCTGCTTGCGTCGGCCTCAAGGAAGTCACCACCGGCGAAACCCTGTGCGACCCTTCGGCCATCATCACGCTCGAGCGCATGGTGTTCCCCGAGCCCGTGATTGCCCAGGCCGTGGAGCCCAAGACCAAGGCCGACCAAGAAAAAATGGGCATCGCCCTGAGCCGCTTGGCCTCTGAAGACCCATCGTTCCGCGTCAAGACCGACGAAGAATCGGGCCAGACCATCATCGCCGGCATGGGCGAGCTGCATCTGGAAATCATCGTGGACCGCATGAAGCGCGAGTTCGGCGTCGAGGCCAACGTGGGCAAGCCGCAAGTGGCGTACCGCGAGACCATCCGCGGCACCATCGAAGACTCCGAAGGCAAGTTTGTGCGCCAGTCCGGCGGCAAGGGCCAGTACGGCCACGTGGTGCTCAAGATCGAGCCGCAAGCGCCGGGCAAGGGCTTCGAGTTCGTCGATGCCATCAAGGGCGGCGTGGTGCCGCGCGAGTTCATTCCGGCGGTGGAAAAAGGCGTGATCGAAGCGCTCAACACCGGCGTGCTGGCCGGCTACCCGGTGGTCGATGTCAAGGTCACGCTGCACTTTGGCTCCTACCACGATGTGGACTCCTCCGAGCAGGCCTTCAAGATGGCGGCCATTTTCGGCTTCAAGGAAGGCTGCCGCAAAGCGCAGCCGGTGATCTTGGAGCCCATGATGGCGGTCGAAGTGGAAACCCCGGAAGACTACGCCGGCAACGTGATGGGCGACCTCTCCAGCCGCCGCGGCATGGTGCAGGGCATGGAAGACATGGTCGGCGGTGGCAAAGCCATCAAGGCTGAGGTGCCGCTGTCCGAAATGTTTGGCTACTCGACCACGCTGCGCTCGATGTCGCAAGGGCGCGCCACCTACACCATGGAGTTCAAGCACTACTCCGAAGCGCCGCGCAACGTGCAAGAAGCCATTATTT
- a CDS encoding D-alanyl-D-alanine carboxypeptidase family protein: MPLLNRSTWLFWLLVAWLLSASGGAWASSPQAPEIAARSFVLLDATAGQVLAAREADQEVEPASLTKLMTAYLVFEALRAGRIERTQALTVSERAWRMPGARMFVPQGAQVPVDDLLKGMIVLSANDATTALAEGVAGSVERFVERMNQQARALGLTRTRFLNPEGLSAPGHRSTARDLALLAQRLSQDFPEFMAYFAIQRYRYPGAPAVNENNRNLLLLRDPTVDGMKTGHTEAAGYGMVASAQRPFAALGPGAAGQRRLIAVVLGAASENARAAQSQTLLNWGFSAFEAVRLFAPGQPVTTPPVWQGRASTVPLGRADGVVVVVPAGQAAGLRTELLRPDPLLAPLLKDQPLGSLRVRNARGDVVAEVPLFVLETVPQAGLLGRFWGALRLWIQ; encoded by the coding sequence ATGCCCCTGTTGAATCGCTCCACCTGGTTGTTTTGGCTGTTGGTCGCTTGGCTGCTGAGCGCTTCGGGCGGGGCTTGGGCCAGCAGCCCGCAAGCGCCCGAGATCGCAGCCCGCTCCTTTGTGCTGCTCGATGCCACCGCCGGCCAGGTGTTGGCAGCGCGCGAGGCCGATCAGGAAGTCGAGCCCGCTTCGTTGACCAAGCTCATGACGGCTTACTTGGTGTTCGAGGCCTTGCGTGCGGGCCGCATCGAGCGCACGCAAGCCCTGACGGTGAGCGAGCGCGCCTGGCGCATGCCCGGCGCGCGCATGTTTGTGCCGCAAGGCGCCCAGGTGCCGGTGGACGACTTGCTCAAGGGCATGATCGTGCTCTCGGCCAATGACGCCACCACCGCCTTGGCCGAGGGCGTGGCGGGTTCGGTGGAGCGCTTTGTCGAGCGCATGAACCAGCAGGCGCGCGCACTGGGCCTGACGCGCACGCGCTTTCTCAACCCCGAGGGCCTGAGCGCGCCCGGCCACCGCAGCACGGCACGCGATCTGGCGCTGCTGGCCCAGCGCCTGAGCCAAGATTTCCCCGAGTTCATGGCCTACTTTGCCATCCAGCGCTACCGCTACCCCGGGGCGCCGGCGGTCAATGAAAACAACCGCAACCTGCTGCTGCTGCGCGATCCCACCGTCGATGGCATGAAAACCGGTCACACCGAGGCCGCCGGTTACGGCATGGTGGCGAGCGCGCAGCGCCCCTTTGCCGCGCTGGGTCCCGGGGCAGCCGGGCAGCGCCGCTTGATCGCTGTGGTGCTGGGGGCCGCCAGCGAAAACGCCCGCGCGGCGCAGAGCCAGACCCTGCTCAACTGGGGCTTTTCGGCTTTCGAAGCGGTGCGCCTGTTTGCCCCCGGCCAGCCTGTGACCACACCGCCGGTGTGGCAGGGCCGTGCCAGCACGGTCCCGCTCGGGCGCGCCGACGGGGTGGTGGTGGTGGTGCCGGCCGGGCAGGCGGCGGGTTTGCGCACCGAGTTGCTGCGACCCGATCCGCTGCTGGCCCCTTTGCTCAAAGACCAGCCCTTGGGCTCCTTGCGGGTGCGCAACGCCCGTGGCGACGTGGTGGCCGAAGTGCCGCTGTTCGTGCTCGAAACGGTGCCGCAGGCCGGCCTGCTGGGGCGCTTCTGGGGCGCGCTGCGGCTTTGGATCCAGTAG
- a CDS encoding NAD(P)-dependent alcohol dehydrogenase, whose protein sequence is MTAMMKAAIFVEPGRIELADKPIPDVGPNDALVRISTTTICGTDVHILKGEYPVARGLTVGHEPVGVIEKLGSAVSGYQEGQRVIAGAICPNFNSYAAQDGLPAQDGSYLVASGRCGCHGYKATAGWRFGNLIDGTQAEYLLVPDAQANLAPVPDGLTDEQVLMCPDIMSTGFKGAENANIRIGDTVVVFAQGPIGLCATAGARLLGASTIIGVDGNEHRLQIAKKMGADITLNYKQCDVVAEVMRLTGGRGADSAIEALGLQSTFEASLRVLKPGGTLSSLGVYSQDLTIPLGAFAAGLGDHRIVTALCPGGKERMRRLMNVVASGRLDLGLLVTHQFRLDDIVAAYDLFANQRDGVLKVAIKP, encoded by the coding sequence ATGACTGCCATGATGAAAGCCGCCATCTTTGTCGAGCCGGGCCGTATCGAGCTGGCCGACAAGCCCATCCCCGACGTCGGGCCCAACGACGCCTTGGTGCGCATCAGCACCACCACCATCTGCGGCACCGACGTGCACATCCTCAAGGGCGAGTACCCAGTCGCTAGGGGGCTCACGGTCGGGCACGAGCCGGTGGGGGTGATCGAAAAACTCGGCAGCGCCGTGTCGGGCTACCAAGAGGGCCAGCGCGTCATCGCCGGGGCCATTTGCCCCAACTTCAACTCCTATGCCGCGCAAGACGGCTTGCCCGCGCAAGACGGCAGCTACCTGGTGGCCTCGGGCCGCTGCGGTTGCCACGGCTACAAGGCCACGGCGGGCTGGCGCTTTGGCAACCTGATCGACGGCACCCAAGCCGAGTACCTGCTGGTGCCCGACGCGCAAGCCAACCTGGCCCCGGTGCCCGATGGGCTTACCGACGAGCAGGTGCTGATGTGCCCCGACATCATGTCCACCGGCTTCAAGGGCGCAGAAAACGCCAACATCCGCATTGGCGACACGGTGGTGGTGTTTGCCCAAGGGCCGATCGGGCTGTGCGCCACCGCCGGGGCGCGCCTGCTCGGGGCCAGCACCATCATCGGTGTCGATGGCAACGAACACCGGCTGCAGATCGCCAAAAAAATGGGGGCCGACATCACCCTCAACTACAAGCAGTGCGATGTGGTGGCCGAGGTCATGCGCCTGACCGGCGGGCGCGGCGCCGATTCCGCCATCGAGGCGCTGGGCCTGCAATCCACCTTCGAAGCATCGTTGCGCGTGCTCAAACCCGGCGGCACGCTCTCGAGCCTGGGGGTCTATTCCCAAGACCTGACCATCCCGCTGGGGGCCTTTGCCGCCGGGCTGGGCGATCACCGAATTGTCACCGCGCTGTGCCCGGGCGGCAAAGAGCGCATGCGCCGCCTGATGAACGTGGTCGCCAGCGGCCGCCTCGATCTGGGCCTGCTGGTGACTCACCAGTTCCGGCTCGACGACATCGTCGCCGCCTACGATCTGTTTGCCAACCAGCGCGACGGCGTGCTCAAGGTGGCGATCAAGCCCTGA
- the rpsL gene encoding 30S ribosomal protein S12 — MPTINQLVRQGREVEQTKSKSPAMENCPQRRGVCTRVYTTTPKKPNSALRKVAKVRLTNGFEVISYIGGEGHNLQEHSVVLVRGGRVKDLPGVRYHIVRGSLDLQGVKDRKQSRSKYGAKRPKAK, encoded by the coding sequence ATGCCAACCATTAATCAACTCGTGCGCCAGGGCCGGGAGGTCGAACAGACCAAATCCAAGAGCCCGGCCATGGAAAACTGCCCGCAGCGCCGTGGCGTCTGCACCCGCGTCTACACCACGACGCCCAAAAAGCCAAACTCGGCGTTGCGCAAGGTCGCCAAGGTGCGCCTGACCAACGGCTTCGAGGTCATCTCCTACATTGGCGGTGAAGGCCACAACCTGCAAGAGCACAGCGTGGTGCTGGTGCGCGGCGGCCGGGTCAAGGATTTGCCCGGCGTGCGCTACCACATCGTGCGCGGCTCGCTCGACTTGCAAGGCGTGAAAGACCGCAAGCAGTCGCGCTCCAAGTACGGTGCCAAACGGCCCAAGGCCAAGTAA
- a CDS encoding SMP-30/gluconolactonase/LRE family protein, which yields MADTVSAEWQVVSDVLCASGEAPFWSAREERLYWIDPPLKRAWRLHLPSGRAEHWGFAGPITGLTPCRSGGFLLLLGDGIYHAGSWLDVPTLLVPLPSIDANALWRAGTCDPWGRLWLIAQTRPAANRLVPSSTLYCLRARSTTQPPLEPIRHHVGDCLGLSWSPDGRSATWCNTRLGEVVQAALSQPGSWPPELSAPMPLARFVVNPGAPSAQPVAVDAAFEGLPRSGTLDQAGNYWVSLIATGRARCLNGQGRSLLDLAVPALYPSGLCLGGSDGRTLFVTSMRAGLSAAQLAHHPQSGAVFARRVETPGLPAPLYWD from the coding sequence ATGGCCGATACCGTCAGCGCCGAATGGCAAGTCGTGAGCGATGTGCTGTGCGCCTCGGGTGAGGCGCCGTTCTGGAGCGCGCGCGAGGAACGCCTGTACTGGATCGACCCGCCGCTCAAGCGCGCCTGGCGGCTGCACCTGCCCAGCGGGCGCGCCGAGCACTGGGGCTTTGCTGGCCCCATCACTGGCCTGACACCTTGCCGCAGTGGCGGCTTCCTGTTGCTGCTGGGCGATGGCATCTACCATGCGGGCTCTTGGCTGGATGTGCCCACCTTGCTGGTCCCGCTGCCCTCGATCGACGCCAATGCGCTGTGGCGAGCCGGCACCTGCGACCCTTGGGGGCGTCTGTGGCTGATCGCCCAAACGCGGCCAGCCGCCAATCGCCTCGTCCCGTCCAGCACCCTGTATTGCCTGCGCGCGCGCAGCACCACCCAGCCGCCACTGGAGCCGATTCGACACCATGTGGGCGACTGCCTGGGCTTGTCTTGGAGCCCCGACGGCCGCAGCGCCACTTGGTGCAACACCCGCCTTGGGGAAGTCGTGCAGGCGGCGCTGTCACAGCCCGGCAGCTGGCCGCCGGAGCTGAGCGCCCCAATGCCGTTGGCGCGCTTTGTCGTGAATCCGGGCGCACCCAGCGCCCAGCCGGTCGCGGTCGATGCGGCATTTGAAGGACTGCCCCGCAGCGGCACCCTCGATCAAGCCGGGAATTATTGGGTCAGCCTGATCGCCACCGGGCGGGCGCGCTGCCTAAACGGACAGGGGCGCAGCCTGCTCGACCTTGCAGTCCCAGCCCTGTACCCCAGCGGCTTGTGCCTGGGTGGAAGCGATGGGCGCACGCTGTTTGTCACCAGCATGCGCGCCGGCCTCAGCGCCGCTCAGCTTGCACACCATCCCCAGTCGGGGGCCGTGTTTGCGCGCCGCGTCGAAACGCCGGGTTTGCCCGCGCCGCTGTACTGGGACTGA
- a CDS encoding (2Fe-2S) ferredoxin domain-containing protein — MNPATSAPSYYQRHIFFCLNQRDNGQACCAEQGAQQSFDHCKARVKALGLDGPGRVRVNKAGCLDRCAGGPVAVVYPEGAWYTYVDRADLDEIIDSHLRDGVPVQRLLLAPEVGR; from the coding sequence ATGAACCCTGCCACTTCCGCCCCGAGCTACTACCAGCGCCACATTTTTTTCTGCCTCAACCAGCGCGACAACGGCCAGGCCTGCTGCGCCGAGCAGGGCGCGCAGCAAAGTTTTGATCATTGCAAGGCACGCGTCAAGGCCTTGGGCCTCGACGGCCCGGGCCGGGTGCGGGTCAACAAGGCCGGGTGCCTCGACCGCTGCGCCGGCGGGCCGGTGGCGGTGGTGTACCCGGAAGGCGCGTGGTACACCTACGTCGATCGCGCCGATCTGGATGAGATCATCGACTCGCATCTGCGCGACGGGGTGCCGGTGCAGCGCCTGTTGCTGGCACCTGAAGTGGGGCGCTGA
- the glcE gene encoding glycolate oxidase subunit GlcE — translation MQAPSDSAGSPLAPALQTWTEQLHAARLESRRVRIVGAGSKAFLDPPHDPALIELRTSAHRGIVAYEPSELVVTARAGTPLAEIEALLAEQGQYLAFEPPHCGAGATLGGAVAAGLSGPARASVGALRDFVLGVHVLNGRGQYLEFGGQVMKNVAGYDLSRLYAGSLGSLGVLAQVSLKVLPLPPAEATLRFELPQAPALQQLARWRALPLPLNASCWVRDSTVAGAPEHLYVRLRGAAAAVAAACPQMLAEAPGERLDTATCAPDWQACREQTLPFFTQPPATAAADTTALALWRLSVAPTSAALDAPWPTLIEWHGGLRWVWAPLNQAVPLRAWAQAHGGHASLWRGPPGSGSAGLGPDSGAAALAALRFTPPAPALQAIHQRLKAEFDPHGLFNPGQWGWGL, via the coding sequence ATGCAAGCCCCTTCCGATTCAGCCGGCTCCCCCTTGGCACCCGCCCTCCAAACTTGGACTGAGCAACTCCACGCCGCACGCCTAGAAAGTCGGCGTGTGCGCATCGTCGGCGCAGGCAGCAAGGCTTTTCTGGACCCGCCCCACGATCCGGCCCTGATCGAGCTGCGCACCAGCGCGCACCGTGGCATCGTGGCCTACGAGCCCTCGGAACTGGTGGTAACAGCGCGCGCGGGTACACCGCTGGCCGAAATCGAGGCGCTGCTGGCCGAGCAGGGCCAGTATCTGGCCTTCGAGCCGCCGCACTGCGGCGCCGGAGCCACCCTCGGCGGCGCCGTGGCGGCGGGCCTGAGCGGCCCGGCGCGCGCCAGCGTGGGGGCGCTGCGCGACTTCGTGCTGGGCGTGCACGTGCTCAACGGGCGCGGCCAGTACCTGGAGTTTGGCGGCCAGGTGATGAAAAACGTGGCCGGCTACGACCTCAGCCGCCTGTACGCCGGCAGCTTGGGCAGCCTGGGGGTGCTGGCACAGGTCTCGCTCAAGGTGCTGCCGCTGCCACCGGCCGAGGCCACCTTGCGCTTCGAGTTACCCCAAGCACCGGCGCTGCAACAACTGGCGCGCTGGCGCGCCCTGCCGCTGCCGCTCAACGCCAGTTGCTGGGTGCGCGACAGCACCGTGGCGGGCGCGCCCGAACACCTTTATGTGCGCCTGCGCGGCGCCGCGGCCGCCGTGGCCGCCGCCTGCCCGCAGATGCTGGCCGAGGCCCCCGGCGAGCGGCTCGATACCGCCACCTGCGCCCCCGATTGGCAGGCCTGCCGCGAGCAGACCCTGCCTTTTTTCACCCAGCCACCGGCCACCGCGGCCGCAGACACCACCGCGCTTGCCCTGTGGCGCCTGAGCGTGGCCCCCACCAGCGCGGCGCTGGACGCCCCTTGGCCGACCCTGATCGAATGGCACGGCGGGCTGCGCTGGGTCTGGGCCCCGCTGAACCAAGCCGTGCCTTTGCGTGCCTGGGCGCAAGCCCACGGCGGCCACGCCAGCCTGTGGCGCGGCCCGCCCGGCTCAGGGAGTGCTGGCCTTGGCCCCGACTCGGGTGCTGCCGCACTGGCGGCCTTGCGCTTCACCCCCCCGGCCCCGGCGCTGCAAGCGATCCACCAGCGCCTCAAGGCCGAGTTCGACCCGCACGGCCTGTTCAACCCCGGCCAGTGGGGCTGGGGCCTGTGA
- a CDS encoding exopolysaccharide biosynthesis protein, translating to MSPNPEICPRTWAQRCRAWGQGLGAAAHASVATGTPEPSAAGAQGISIAELVDLHGRGGSRPLLLMLLACLCLPPIMGLGTAMSLAMFAIAWQWGHPSAAPLPQRLGRARLNPAWSRRTLHALAWLHDCAATWIRPRLTWLSHRASHGWWTLWIVWMALLIFIPLPLGNILPGLSLIALCLGWMHRDGLMLLLSLLLGAIGTAYASGIVTVAVFALWRTLLTAYPPLA from the coding sequence ATGAGCCCCAACCCCGAAATCTGTCCGCGCACCTGGGCCCAGCGCTGCCGCGCTTGGGGTCAGGGGCTGGGGGCGGCAGCCCATGCCAGCGTTGCAACGGGCACGCCCGAGCCATCGGCGGCTGGGGCACAGGGCATCAGCATCGCGGAACTGGTCGATCTGCACGGGCGCGGCGGCTCGCGCCCCTTGCTGCTGATGCTGCTGGCCTGCCTGTGCCTGCCGCCCATCATGGGGCTGGGCACCGCCATGAGCCTGGCCATGTTTGCCATTGCCTGGCAGTGGGGGCACCCTTCGGCGGCCCCGTTGCCGCAGCGGCTTGGCCGCGCGCGCCTCAACCCCGCTTGGAGCCGGCGCACCCTGCACGCGCTGGCTTGGCTGCACGACTGCGCCGCCACCTGGATCCGGCCGCGCCTGACCTGGCTCTCGCACCGCGCCAGCCACGGTTGGTGGACGCTGTGGATCGTCTGGATGGCGCTGCTGATCTTCATTCCCTTGCCCTTGGGCAACATCTTGCCCGGCCTGAGCCTGATCGCGCTGTGCCTGGGTTGGATGCACCGCGACGGCCTGATGCTGCTGCTCTCGCTGCTGCTGGGCGCCATCGGCACCGCCTACGCCTCGGGCATCGTGACCGTGGCGGTGTTCGCGCTCTGGCGCACCTTGCTCACCGCCTACCCACCCTTGGCTTGA
- a CDS encoding CopD family protein: MLWVKAFHIIFVASWFAGLFYLPRIYVNLALVPPGSEAERARLLLMARKLLRFMTLLAVPALGLGLWLWIGYGIGWGPGNGWMHAKLLVVVLLLAYHGHCAALLRDFELGRNRRSHVWYRWFNEAPVLLLVAAVLLVVLKPF; encoded by the coding sequence ATGTTGTGGGTCAAAGCCTTTCATATTATCTTCGTAGCCAGTTGGTTTGCGGGACTTTTTTATTTGCCGCGCATTTATGTCAATTTGGCGCTTGTCCCGCCGGGCAGCGAGGCCGAGCGAGCGCGCCTGTTGCTGATGGCGCGCAAGCTGCTGCGCTTCATGACGCTGCTGGCCGTGCCGGCTTTGGGGCTGGGGCTGTGGTTGTGGATCGGTTACGGCATCGGTTGGGGGCCCGGCAACGGCTGGATGCACGCCAAGCTGCTGGTGGTGGTCCTGCTACTGGCCTATCATGGCCATTGCGCGGCATTGTTGCGCGATTTCGAGCTGGGCCGCAACCGCCGCAGCCATGTCTGGTACCGCTGGTTCAATGAAGCGCCGGTGTTGTTGTTGGTGGCTGCGGTGTTGTTGGTGGTGCTCAAACCATTTTGA
- the rpsG gene encoding 30S ribosomal protein S7, with translation MPRRREVPKREILPDPKYGNVELSKFMNVIMEGGKKAVAERIIYGALETMEKKSGKDPLELFTTAINNVKPMVEVKSRRVGGANYQVPVEVRPVRRLALSMRWIKQAARKRGEKSMALRLANELLEANEGRGGAMKRRDEVHRMAEANKAFSHFRF, from the coding sequence ATGCCACGTCGTCGCGAAGTCCCTAAACGTGAAATCCTGCCGGACCCCAAGTACGGCAATGTCGAGCTGTCCAAGTTCATGAACGTGATCATGGAAGGCGGCAAAAAAGCGGTCGCCGAGCGCATTATTTATGGCGCGCTCGAGACCATGGAGAAAAAATCCGGCAAAGATCCGCTGGAGCTGTTCACCACCGCCATCAACAACGTCAAGCCCATGGTGGAAGTGAAATCGCGCCGCGTCGGTGGCGCCAACTACCAGGTGCCGGTCGAAGTGCGCCCGGTGCGCCGGCTCGCGCTCTCGATGCGCTGGATCAAGCAGGCGGCGCGCAAGCGCGGTGAAAAATCCATGGCCCTGCGCCTGGCCAACGAGCTGCTGGAGGCCAACGAAGGCCGTGGCGGCGCCATGAAGCGGCGCGACGAGGTGCACCGCATGGCCGAGGCCAACAAGGCCTTTAGCCACTTCCGCTTCTAA
- a CDS encoding alpha/beta hydrolase, producing the protein MNPHTVTRLVQGPHGVLEVAIDEPPQPRADAGVALIAHPHPLFGGTLHNKVVQTLARAHVQQGWRVLRFNFRGVGASAGVHDHGVGETDDLLALLQLEAAHGPLALAGFSFGAFVVLRALQQLAPLRPVHSVLLVGAAASRFELPALPTELHERTALIHGEVDDTVPLAAVLDWARPQGLPIAVVPGVEHFFHGRLGLLKSLTLRHLRACEPET; encoded by the coding sequence ATGAATCCGCACACCGTTACCCGCCTCGTGCAAGGCCCGCATGGCGTGCTGGAAGTGGCCATCGACGAGCCGCCGCAGCCCCGCGCCGACGCCGGGGTGGCGCTGATTGCCCACCCGCACCCGCTGTTTGGGGGCACGCTGCACAACAAGGTGGTGCAGACGCTGGCGCGCGCGCATGTGCAGCAGGGCTGGCGCGTGCTGCGCTTTAATTTTCGCGGCGTCGGGGCCAGCGCTGGGGTGCACGACCACGGGGTGGGCGAAACCGACGACCTGCTGGCGCTGTTGCAGCTCGAGGCCGCGCACGGACCACTGGCCTTGGCCGGGTTTTCTTTTGGCGCCTTCGTGGTGCTGCGCGCTTTGCAGCAACTGGCGCCGCTGCGGCCGGTGCATTCGGTGCTGCTGGTGGGGGCGGCGGCCAGCCGCTTCGAGCTGCCCGCCCTGCCGACCGAACTCCATGAGCGCACCGCACTCATACACGGCGAGGTCGACGACACGGTGCCCTTGGCCGCCGTGCTCGACTGGGCTCGGCCGCAGGGCCTACCGATTGCCGTGGTGCCTGGCGTCGAGCATTTTTTTCACGGCCGCTTGGGTCTGCTCAAGTCGCTCACGCTGCGGCATTTGCGCGCCTGCGAACCCGAGACCTGA
- a CDS encoding VanZ family protein → MSPAAKPYSLALVLALLYAALVVHASLYPFSGWRYQGVALWAFLQAPWPVHWTVFDVATNLLAYVPLGLWLTVAVARHGSRRRAAGVGLLLPCLLSLGLESAQGLLVQHRVPSQVDWLLNTVGAALGVGLALWLLSSRWMARWSAFHQTGLVPQTCGAPLLLALWPLALVYPTSVPFGLGQIWPRLERTLYDWTEGSFLQPWLPTPMPELPLSPLTEAIVVALCIWAPLLLGYAVLRRVGQRFVFLLLALGLGLAALLLSASLTWGPTHAWAWLTPSASLGLSFAVALALLSLALGHRAAAVLSLLAWVLALALLNRAPEVPYFAQSLQIWEWGRFIQLHGLSQWLGGLWPFAALWVGLRLALRPAPGQVYNRRA, encoded by the coding sequence TTGTCCCCTGCCGCCAAGCCCTATTCGTTGGCGCTGGTGTTGGCGCTGCTGTACGCGGCGCTGGTGGTGCACGCCAGCCTGTATCCTTTTAGCGGTTGGCGCTATCAAGGGGTGGCGCTGTGGGCATTCCTGCAGGCTCCTTGGCCAGTGCACTGGACCGTTTTTGATGTGGCCACCAACCTGCTGGCCTACGTGCCGCTGGGGCTGTGGCTGACTGTGGCGGTGGCGCGCCACGGCAGCCGGCGCAGGGCGGCCGGTGTGGGCTTGCTCTTGCCCTGCCTGTTGTCGCTGGGGCTTGAAAGCGCGCAAGGTTTGCTGGTGCAACACCGGGTGCCGTCGCAGGTGGATTGGCTGCTCAACACGGTGGGCGCGGCCTTGGGGGTGGGGCTGGCGCTGTGGCTGCTGAGCTCGCGCTGGATGGCCCGCTGGAGCGCCTTTCACCAAACTGGGCTGGTGCCGCAGACCTGCGGTGCCCCGCTGCTGCTGGCGCTGTGGCCGCTGGCGCTGGTCTACCCCACTTCGGTGCCGTTTGGTCTGGGCCAGATTTGGCCCCGGCTCGAGCGCACGCTCTACGATTGGACCGAGGGCAGTTTTTTGCAGCCTTGGCTGCCCACGCCGATGCCCGAGTTGCCCCTAAGCCCGCTCACCGAGGCGATCGTGGTGGCGCTGTGCATCTGGGCGCCGTTGCTGCTGGGCTACGCGGTGCTGCGCCGGGTCGGGCAGCGGTTTGTTTTTCTGCTGCTGGCGCTGGGGCTGGGGCTGGCGGCCCTGCTGCTGTCGGCCAGTCTGACGTGGGGGCCCACACACGCCTGGGCCTGGCTGACGCCGTCGGCGTCGCTGGGCTTGAGCTTTGCCGTGGCTTTGGCGCTGCTCAGTCTGGCGCTGGGACACCGGGCGGCCGCCGTGTTGTCCCTGTTGGCATGGGTGTTGGCGCTGGCGTTGCTCAACCGCGCCCCCGAAGTGCCGTACTTTGCCCAGTCCTTGCAGATTTGGGAGTGGGGGCGCTTCATTCAGTTGCACGGCCTGTCGCAGTGGCTGGGGGGCCTGTGGCCCTTCGCCGCGCTGTGGGTGGGTTTGCGGCTGGCGTTGCGTCCCGCGCCGGGGCAGGTCTACAATCGCCGCGCATGA